The sequence AGATTGACTCGGATGCGGCCGGGTACTTTGGGTTTTCCTGCGCTCTTGGACATAGACAAACTCCAGAGGGAAAGGTTGCCCTCAGCAGTATAGGATTGGGCTGAGGGCATCTCGTGGATTTAACCTTAGAAGGGGATCTCGTCTTCGGATTGTGGCGCCATGCCTTGATCCGCATCAAAACCACCTTCGTCCCCGCGCCCTCCCAGGAAGCGGATGGTTTGAGCCGTGACTTCGAAGGATGCGCGTGGCTGGCCGTCGTTGCCGGTCCAAATACGCGGGTTGCCATTTTCGTCGGGGTTGAGGCGGCCTTCGACCAGGACGCTGCGGCCTTTGCGCAGATATTGGTTTACCGTCTCTGCCTGCCGTCCCCAGACCGTCACGCGGAACCAGGCGGTTTCTTTCTGCTGCTCGCCGTCGCGTGACCAGGTGCGGTTGGTGGCTACGCTGAGATTGCACACCGCCTGACCGCTGGGTGTGTAGCGCATCTCAGGATCGCGGCCAAGATTGCCGACAAGAATGATGGTGTGGAACATGGGATTTCTCCTCTCCGATGGGGGTTTAGGTATCGTTCCGGCCCGGGTGGCCGTGCGCATCTTTCAGTTACCCACCGGCTATAGAACAATTGTACTATGAAAGAAATGCTTGTCAACATCGAAACACCTTCGAGCTCTTTCGCATCTGACCCACAAACGCGAATTAAAAGAGAGTGACGTGCGCATCTCGTCCGGCTCGTCCCATCTCCCGGGTTTAAAGATCGCTAAACGGCCCGGACCAAATTGGCACCGGATCCTTCCCTTGACACATTCTTAAGTTACGTTTATATTTCAAACTCCTTAACTATTAAGGGAGGTTAAGCATAATGGATGATGATGCGCTCATGAATCAATTGCGTGATTGGATGGAAATCTTCATGCGCAACTCGATGCGCAATTTCATCCGTTATGCAAAGGAAAACGGGCTTTCAATGTCCCAATGTGGCGCATTGATCCATCTCCATCACATGGGCAGCGCCGGGGTCACCGATCTGGGCGATCACATCGGTGTGAGCAGCGCTGCGGCGAGCCAGATGCTGGATCGGCTGGTGCAGCAGGATTTGATCCAGCGCACCGAGGATCCGGCTGATCGTCGTGTCAAGCAAATTGTGCTGACGGATAAAGGTCAGCGGATAATGGAAGAGGCCATCTGTGCCCGCGTGAGTTGGTTGGATGATATATTCGATCTGCTTTCACCCGGTGAAAGAAAACAGATCACGACGGCGTTGGATACCTTGATCGAAAAGGCCACCCAACTGCGCTCTCCCAACGAATCCGAACACTGAAGGTTATATCGAGGAGCAAGCTTACATGCTGCGATTGCGGAAATACCTGAAACCCTACGCCTTTTTCATCGTCTTATCCATCTTGCTGTTGTTCGTTCAGGCAAATGCGAATCTTGCGCTGCCTGATTATCTCTCGAAGATCGTTAACAACGGAATCCAGCAGAACGGCGTCGAAAACGCCGTGCCGATCGCCGTTCGTCAGAGCGAAATGGAACGGCTTCAAATCTTCATGAGCGATGATGAATCCTCACGCGTGTTGGACGATTATCTTCTCGTGAAGCCTGGCACGCCGCAAGCGGAGCAGTACATTCAAGATTATCCCATTCTGGCGACGGAGCCGGTTTACGTGCGCAAAGATATCGCTCGGCAGGAGATCGATGCTCTGAATCCCATCATGGGAAAGTCCTGGTTGGCCGTTTCCGGCATCGAACGAATGATCGCCAACCCGTCCCAGGCACCGTCGATGAATCTGGGATTCAATTTCGATCTCTCCAAGATACCGGCAGGGATGGATGTTTTCGACTTTCTGAAAAGCTTGCCGGCCGCTCAACTGACCACGGTAAGAGACAGAATAGACGAAATTGCCACGAACCTCGGGGCCAGCATGACCACCCAGATGGCCGTCGAGGCCGTTCGCACGGAATACGAGGCACTCGGTGTGGACACCGGCCAACTGCAGACCAATTACATCCTGCGCACGGGCGGCCTGATGCTCTTGGTATCGATCGTCGGCGGCTTGTGTACCATCGCCGTCGGCTACATGGCCGCCAAAACGGCTGCAGGAGCGGCACGCGACGTTCGTAAAGATGTGTTCAAAAAAGTGGAGAATTTCACCAGCGCGGAATTCGACAAGTTTTCAACAGCTTCGTTGATTACTCGTTCGACCAACGACGTGACCCAGATACAGAGGGTTATTTTCATGATCATGCGCCTGGTCATTTATGCCCCGATTCTCGGCGTCGGCGCCATCATCCGTGCCGTCGACAAGAGTGCGCAGATGTGGTGGATCATCGCTGTGATCGTCGGCGCATTGCTCAGCGTCATCCTGGTGGCTTTCACCATGGCGCTGCCGAAGTTCAAGATTATGCAGAGTCTGATCGACCGCCTCAACCTGGTGATGCGCGAGCATTTATCGGGAATGATGGTCATTCGCGCCTTCAACAAGCAGGATGACGAAGCGGCACGTTTTGACGACGCCAACCGTAAATTGACCGATACCAGTCTGTTCATCGCTCGCGTGATGGTCACGATGATGCCCGTGATGATGCTGCTGATGAACGGCTTATCGTTGGGCATCATCTGGGTCGGGGCGCATCAGGTCGCGGAGGCAAACATGCAGGTTGGTGACATGATGGCCTTCCTGCAGTACGCCATGCAGATTGTCTTCTCCTTCATGATGATGTCGATGATGTTCATCTTCTTGCCCAGGGCGGCGGTCTCCGGCGATCGCATCGCCGACGTGCTAGAAACCGAGATCGCCATCAAGGATCCGGAGCAGCCGAAGCAATTCCGGCCTGATTTCCATGGCGAGATCGAATTCCGCAACGTCTATTTCCGCTACCCGGGCGCGATGGACGACGTGCTGCACGATATCAGCTTCACCGCCTACCCCGGCGAGACCACGGCTTTCATCGGTTCGACGGGCTGCGGCAAATCGACGGTGATCAACCTCATCCCGCGTTTCTACGACGTGACCGGAGGAAGCATCTCCCTGGACGGGATCGATGTTCGCGATGTGCGGCAGCATGACCTGCGCGACAAGATTGGCTACGTTCCACAAAAAGGCATGCTGTTCTCGGGGACCATCGAAAGCAATTTGCGGTACGCCGATCAAGATGCCAGCGATGAAACCCTGCAGAAAGCCGTCGACATCGCCCAGGCCAGCGATTTTATCTTTGCCGACGATGATGGCTTCGAGGCACAGGTTGCCCAGGGAGGCACCAACGTTTCCGGCGGGCAGCGTCAGCGCCTGGCGATCGCCCGCGCACTGGTGAAGATGCCTCCGATCTATATCTTCGACGATAGTTTCTCGGCGCTGGATTTTAAAACCGATTCAAAGCTGCGCATGGCGCTCGAGGAAAACACCGGCGATTCAACGATTCTGATCGTCACGCAGCGTGTGGCGACGGTGAAGAGCGCCGACCAAATCGTCGTGCTCGAGGAAGGCAAGGTGGTGGGAAAAGGCAGGCATCAGGAATTGATGCAGACCTGCGAAACGTATCAGGAAATCGCCCGCTCGCAGTTGAGCGAGGAGGAGTTGGCATGAATTCTCGTGACGGTAATTCATCATCGCAGCCTAGACCTCGCGGGCTGATGCGCGGTCGCGGACCAATGGGCCACGGCGGGCCGATGGCCATGCTGAAAGGGGACCGAGCGCGGGATTTCAAGGGCACGATGCGCAAGTTGATCGCATACCTTGGTTCCTACAAGACCGCCATCGTGATCGTGATGCTCTTCGCGGTGGCTTCAACGATTTTCGCCATCGTCGGACCCAAGATTTTGGGTCAGGCAACGACGAAGTTGTTCGAGGGCGTCATCGGGATCGTTACGGGGACGGGCAGCGGAGTCGATTTCGGTTACATCGGCCGGATCATCTTGATCACGCTGGCGCTGTATCTGGCTTCTACGTTGTTCTCGTTCATCCAGGGTTGGATCATGGCCTCGATTTCTACGGACATCACCTACCGCTTCCGTAGGGATATTGCAGACAAGATCAACCGTATGCCTTTTGAATACTTCGACAGAACCAGCCAGGGTGAAGTGCTTTCACGCATTACCAACGACGTGGATACGGTCAATCAGACGTTGAGTCAAAGCCTTTCGC comes from Anaerolineales bacterium and encodes:
- the ssb gene encoding single-stranded DNA-binding protein; translated protein: MFHTIILVGNLGRDPEMRYTPSGQAVCNLSVATNRTWSRDGEQQKETAWFRVTVWGRQAETVNQYLRKGRSVLVEGRLNPDENGNPRIWTGNDGQPRASFEVTAQTIRFLGGRGDEGGFDADQGMAPQSEDEIPF
- a CDS encoding MarR family winged helix-turn-helix transcriptional regulator; translated protein: MDDDALMNQLRDWMEIFMRNSMRNFIRYAKENGLSMSQCGALIHLHHMGSAGVTDLGDHIGVSSAAASQMLDRLVQQDLIQRTEDPADRRVKQIVLTDKGQRIMEEAICARVSWLDDIFDLLSPGERKQITTALDTLIEKATQLRSPNESEH
- a CDS encoding ABC transporter ATP-binding protein encodes the protein MLRLRKYLKPYAFFIVLSILLLFVQANANLALPDYLSKIVNNGIQQNGVENAVPIAVRQSEMERLQIFMSDDESSRVLDDYLLVKPGTPQAEQYIQDYPILATEPVYVRKDIARQEIDALNPIMGKSWLAVSGIERMIANPSQAPSMNLGFNFDLSKIPAGMDVFDFLKSLPAAQLTTVRDRIDEIATNLGASMTTQMAVEAVRTEYEALGVDTGQLQTNYILRTGGLMLLVSIVGGLCTIAVGYMAAKTAAGAARDVRKDVFKKVENFTSAEFDKFSTASLITRSTNDVTQIQRVIFMIMRLVIYAPILGVGAIIRAVDKSAQMWWIIAVIVGALLSVILVAFTMALPKFKIMQSLIDRLNLVMREHLSGMMVIRAFNKQDDEAARFDDANRKLTDTSLFIARVMVTMMPVMMLLMNGLSLGIIWVGAHQVAEANMQVGDMMAFLQYAMQIVFSFMMMSMMFIFLPRAAVSGDRIADVLETEIAIKDPEQPKQFRPDFHGEIEFRNVYFRYPGAMDDVLHDISFTAYPGETTAFIGSTGCGKSTVINLIPRFYDVTGGSISLDGIDVRDVRQHDLRDKIGYVPQKGMLFSGTIESNLRYADQDASDETLQKAVDIAQASDFIFADDDGFEAQVAQGGTNVSGGQRQRLAIARALVKMPPIYIFDDSFSALDFKTDSKLRMALEENTGDSTILIVTQRVATVKSADQIVVLEEGKVVGKGRHQELMQTCETYQEIARSQLSEEELA